In a genomic window of Salmo trutta chromosome 32, fSalTru1.1, whole genome shotgun sequence:
- the LOC115171797 gene encoding mediator of RNA polymerase II transcription subunit 9-like gives MATNQPKQGSENEDCSFLPLVHDIIKCMDKDSQDVHQELVKFKTRIQEAREQVGAMPGIDRSLSEQQHELETLREQVRTKNQLLQKYKTLCMFEVPKAS, from the exons ATGGCGACGAATCAACCAAAGCAAGGAAGTGAGAACGAGGATTGCTCTTTTCTCCCTTTGGTTCATGACATTATTAAATG CATGGACAAAGATAGTCAAGATGTCCATCAAGAACTGGTCAAGTTTAAGACAAGGATTCAGGAAGCGCGCGAGCAGGTCGGAGCCATGCCGGGAATTGACAGGAGCCTGTCGGAGCAGCAGCATGAACTAGAGACGCTGCGGGAGCAAGTCCGCACCAAGAATCAGTTACTGCAGAAATACAAGACTTTGTGTATGTTTGAGGTTCCCAAAGCGTCGTGA
- the LOC115171796 gene encoding dexamethasone-induced Ras-related protein 1-like: MIKKISPSENEFNIPAKNCHRMVILGSTKVGKTAIISRFLNKKVEDQYTPTIEDFHRKLYSIRGDVYQLDILDTSGNHPFPAMMRLSILTGDVFILVFSLDNRDSFQEVQRLKRQIYETKSCLKNKTKENVDVPIVICGNKCDREFNREVQNEEIEQLVAGDEQCAYYEISAKRNTNVDQMFQTLFTMAKLPNEMSPDSHRKVSLQFCEVLQNSRRKSFRNKKYKDSEVYGIVAPFARRPSVQSDLMYIKEKVTGCSQGKEKDRCTIC; encoded by the exons ATGATTAAAAAAATATCGCCTTCCGAGAACGAGTTTAACATCCCGGCCAAAAACTGCCACAGGATGGTGATTCTAGGATCCACAAAAGTTGGCAAGACGGCCATCATCTCTCGGTTTCTGAATAAAAAAGTCGAGGACCAGTACACGCCGACCATCGAGGACTTTCATAGGAAATTATACAGCATTCGGGGAGATGTTTACCAGTTGGACATTCTAGACACCTCTGGAAACCATCCTTTCCCCGCCATGATGAGACTCTCTATCCTTACTG gtgatGTTTTCATCCTGGTGTTCAGTCTGGATAACAGAGACTCCTTCCAAGAGGTGCAGCGCCTGAAGCGTCAAATTTACGAAACCAAGTCCTGCCTGAAAAACAAAACCAAAGAGAACGTGGATGTCCCGATCGTTATCTGCGGGAACAAGTGTGACCGGGAGTTTAACCGGGAGGTTCAGAATGAGGAGATTGAGCAGCTGGTGGCTGGTGATGAACAGTGTGCCTACTATGAGATCTCTGCAAAACGTAACACTAATGTCGACCAGATGTTTCAGACTCTTTTTACCATGGCTAAACTGCCCAACGAGATGAGCCCGGACTCTCACCGCAAAGTTTCCTTACAGTTTTGCGAAGTGCTGCAAAACAGCAGAAGAAAGTCATTCAGAAATAAGAAATACAAAGACAGCGAGGTATACGGGATTGTGGCACCGTTTGCGCGCCGACCAAGCGTCCAAAGTGACTTAATGTATATCAAAGAGAAAGTTACTGGCTGCAGCCAGGgaaaagagaaagacagatgCACCATCTGCTAA